The window tttagttccaggtttattCTGAGTTTAGTTCTTATTTTGAGGCATCACTTTGAGGTGTGTGCACAGTTGTGATAGCATGACAGGTATAGTGAAAGTATAATACCAGAGGGGTGCTGTGTGCTCAGGTGTGCCCTGCTGTGTCCCTGGATAAGCTGCAGGAGAGCTGGAAGATGTACAAGGAAGAATGTGACCGCAACAACAGCCGGGATCCTCCCAGCATCGGTGAGGAGACGGATGTACTATTGGTTTTATTATTTGGGTCTGGAGGGGATTGGAGCAATACCACTGTCTCAAATGAAAACTGTACAAAGATTGGGAATTTAATTAGACACGGTGCTGTGATTTCaatagttttttgttatttatttattttgcaaaccAGGAGAATACACTTGAGCACTTAACTGATACAAAAAGCACCTTGAAAATGTCAATATTTAGCATCAGCATCACTTTGTACTGCTCCAGCCAGTCACtttaatctattttgcattgatttgaggaaaaaatattacaactgAATGCAATAcatcaaagaaaaatataattctGTCAAGTGAACacaagttttagagtgaagatgtttcgctgctctacaaactacactgaaactaacacaccatTAACATTAGTTTTCGAGATCAGCTTGGTACTCCAATCTGCCATGCATTTCCGTCTCAAAGCCTATTTTTTAGCCAATATACTgataggtgtgagagcatccatttgggcaggggtgtcaatgacattttcacagagggccacatcagcaaaatggctgtccaGGGCcagacataaaataaatgtaactaccttTTTAACTTTGAATTAAGTGttcctgtatttattacttattcaagttacaaatattacatattcatttgtatagatgtaaaaatatggctgtgtaatggCATatttcttgataaaatgacatgttaagaccatcataccttttaatttaccctgtcgagggccacataaaatgatatggagggccacatttggcccgcgggccttgagtttgacacatgtgcgttAGGGGCttgaacaattatgcaaaatatgacacagTGCacaagctaacaaacagaaactgtaaacaaataggcgtgttagttttagtgtagttagctgCTCCCTTCAGAtcgataaggcagtgtccaccagcaatctgactagaactgaaggaGCCTCTTGGATGAGTGGCACAATGTCTTCactataaaacttttgtccagctgacagaattgaacttttattttactaacTAGATGTAATATAATAGACATGCAACAATCCAATTCATTTGACATAGTTGTACCAAAACATAAGGCAATTACAAAAAGATTACAGATCTTACAAGTGAGTCAGCTAAGGAAATTGCTTTCTTCTATTTAACGTTTGTCCTAATTCCACACATTACAAACACCAATGAAAAATCCACATGCATTGGTTGTATACAGCCTTTGTTTCAGTCAGTCAAGTTCTTGGTaattatattaaaaagtaaaaaaataaaaagttatcaGTAAATTCACCATCCATGACTGTTCTCATTCCAGTGCAGTCCAGTAAGTTGGGTCATTTAATATGCAAATGACTGTACGAGAGACAAAGTGCTGTGTCAACCCCAGAGAAACCACAAGAAAAGAGGACGCTACAGCACATTCAGCAATATTTACAGTCATTTTCAGTTTATGCTTGTGGTTCAATCACGACATCCAACAGTGTTAAGCCAGAGGGAACAAGTGTGGCTTCAAGATAGTAGTCTTTGAAGTCAAGATTACACTTGTAGTAAAAACAAGCACATTCCATTTACAATGAAAGAGCAGGACAAAAATAGCATAGAAGCTAGCCAGCATAGACTGTTAGAATagtatttaattcaatttaatcatatttttcaATAATAACCAATAAAGAAATAGGCCCAGAGAAAGTACAAGATATCGTTCAATTATAGTATCTGAAATATCTGAAAGCAGCAGAAGAAAGAATATGCAGAagaaacattactcaaacattgaTAATTCACTCTAAATACACTTTGAATGAGttgatgagaagaggaaacaattataatgtgatttaaagCACTTGAAAGTCGATTTtgcttaggcctgtcactataacaaattttgaatgtacaatattgtgaaTTAGAAAATGCCAGAATGAAACATTTTAGTacttttgcatctgtaatgagtcatataagttattcattcaacttTTTACGGCTTGAATCTTATtagtttgtcaaaaaataaccacaaatttcccagtgctgcaaaaaaaagtacacacaataaacactgaaccccaaaaaatattgttccaactttaatatattgaacaaaaagttgatatagttattattgtgacaggcctaattttaCAATCTTGTATTCTCTATTTTCAGGTATAGTTTGTAACAGGACTTTTGATGATTACGCTTGCTGGTCTGACGGTCTCCCCAACACAACGGTCAGTGCGTCCTGTCCCTGGTACCTGCCCTGGTTTGACGAAGGTAAgaacattgtaaaataaaacactcagCTTTCCAAAGTGATGGAatataaacatatctatttcatTTTGTGTAGTTCAGAATGGCATGATTTACAAAGAGTGTGATGGTAACGGCCAGTGGGTCATCACCAAGAACACCAGCGAGTGCGACTCAAACGACCCGAGCCAGGTATGAGATGGGCTGGGCTACAGTTTTTAATGGATTTCAGATATTTAACAAACCACAGTTTTGTAACAGTTTGTCTGTTTTGCAGCACTATTACAGATACATTCGGATTATGTACACAGTGGGTTATTCCTTATCTTTTGTGGCTTTGGTGTTGGCGCTTGGCATCCTCATATTTTTCAGGTAAAGGGACAGTCTCCGAGTTAAATACTTGCAAATACAGACATATATTGTTAATGCCTCAAAAGcagaaaaatactaaatgtgGTATATAAATTCAGTTGATTGATTGGGAAAACTCTCACTCACCAttacagagaaacaactgtctggaaaagtcacatagttTTCATTCAAAacttctctgattggataaaaatgTCTGTCCCTGGGAATTGCTtcctcaacaaaacaaaatcattttaaaatgtacaaccAATATCATTCAGTCTCAAATTTCCCCACAGATAGCTGCGTTTACAATATATTATAGTTTAAGtttaagaaataaatataaCGCAGGCGACAGACCCTTCACGTCTATATATGATGTATTTTGTACTATATGCAGTTTATGGATTATTCCTATTCATCAGATTATCAGGATTTAAGTAGAATAACAGCAGAAAAGTGAAGTTATTAAGTAAGTGTGTTATCTGAAGAtgattttttggtatttatatataCCGTAAAAAGCAGATTATTGTATCTTGGTATggttgtggaatttctacaaataaacaattaaagaaTTAAATGAActgagaagttgtcttgaatcaaagagtctgATTCATTAAAGCAACTGTGCAGACAATTGTAAAGAGCTCCCAATCCCTGACAGCGTTGTCTCACCCTGCTCCAGCGTTAGTGCATACAGCATATTTATACTATCAGATGAGAATTACATGAACCAGAAAACCACTGAAGAGCTGGTAAAGGAGCACAAGGTCAAAACACTTCTTGGGAGATAGGATAAAAACGTCTAATATgcatcaggcagtggacagagtggacagagcACAGTGTACAGGATCTCGAGGTCAAATAGATAAGATATAGTTGAACTAAGTTAAGAAACTGGGGCTAAGAGGTCTGCATACCAGTACCCATCTCACACACCAGCCTATATGACTGAACACTAAGTAGGATTTCCATAACAGTACATAAATAGGTTTtggttttttggttttgtttctgagtgcagtttggctcagatacatagagatacgtaatagttgTGAGAGCTTTtcccacgccccctttttagtcgactaatgtCTAGTGTCTAATATCCCTTGATTTATGTTTATAAAATATGCTTATTGATCTCTTAGAAAACTCCACTGCATGAGGAACAACATCCACATGAACCTGTTTGCTTCGTTCATCCTGAGAGCCCTGTCCATTCTCATCAAAGACGCTCTGGTTGACGCCAACATCGTGTCCCGCGACCTGAGCACTGACCAGGACTCAGGCTTCCCTCGGGCATCCATGCCGCCCGTGGAGATGCTGGTCAACAATGAGGTCAGTGCgcatacaaatgtgttaaaatatagCCTGgatattttaataatcaaaactaaaacttgaATATGTGTCACTAAATGACAcagattttgtattattattattatcagtgtGATATCAAAACCACAATTTAATATATcaagtctttttttctttcaaaattgagtttatttagtaatcttaatatatttagttatttagtaTTGGATCAATTCTCATCCAAGGAGCTAATGAtattctggtttatttctgcaTTCCAGAAAATCACACGTGCATACACACACTGGACTAtgtgatcaggttcaacatttgtgtgtacatttgttTACTTGACTTATTGTGGCCCGTAGGCTTTATAACACAAGACTGTAAGCAGCATAAAATTGGGATGATGAGTGGGCAATGACATTTGGCGAATTGTCTGAGCTGGGATGCAGAGGCAGGCGTGTAGCCGAGGATATGTTTTGTGATCTAACCCTTAGGCCATCTTGCAACATGTGGAGATTCCTTACTGCTAGGGAAATGGCAAAATAGAAATGCTTGTAATACTGTTCCAAATATTGGAGAGCATCACATCATTCTTATAAATTATACATactagaaaaaacaaacaaacctgcagttcTAGCTTCATGTTGGCAAGAATCCAATCCACAACATGTGCATATGGATATATCGGCAGCCCATagaatatgcaaaaaaatgaattctgtcaactggaccaaagttaagagtaaatatgttttatcaCTCATCTAAaaagcttcttcagttttgacaGAGTTCTGGTAAGTCACTACCTTAATCCTCCTTAACCTAGAATGTATTTACTCTAATGAAATATTGTCCTGTTGACAGAATTCAGAACCTGCCTGAACagctgagggattatacagactgCCCAAAGAACTGTCACCTGCCCATTGACCACCATATTAAACTATACAACTCACCCCTAAAGCTGAAGAGTGCAAGAGGAACTGTTAACTTTAAATCTCTTTTCTATGTTGCTGCTGCCCAACTTTTAATTTCATTCAGGCTCAATAAAGTAAAGAGTAAGTTACACAAATAGTGGTCCTCATATTAACtagagatatgttttttttcaaggcTGATacagattgtttagaatccagagaaaccaatgGCTGATGTTggttattttccccaaattgtttaaTTTCAGTTTACTACAAACTCAGCCACTGTCCTTTTTACCATAAACTTATAAGAGAGCTGTGCACTCATGTTTTCTGGCATCATCTCCTCACACTAAATATAAATAGAGCTTTATGTGTATTCCTTAGGCAGCAGGACAAAACATTGGTCTGTGCAGAAGATTCAAGGCCGGTGGCCGATACACCAAAATGTCTAACATCTGCCCAATATTTCGGCCAACTGATATGTCAGTCTGTCTCTAGTATTGACACTATCGTAGCAGAACAGTGTTGTGTTGCAGGGGGAGGGTGAGTCACACAAGTTGAGTGCACAGCTGGCTATATAGACATTTGTACAATCTGGACTCAAACACTTCTCCCTGGGGCGAATAGAAGCTCCCATCTGCCCTGATCTCCTCCCTACATTCTACTTCATCTATGTTGACATAAAGTATGCTCCTGTGTTATAGACCACGATTGGCTGTCGCATTGCAGTAGTTATGATGCAGTACAGTATTATGGCTAACAGCTATTGGCTCCTGGTTGAAGGCATCTACCTCCACAACCTGCTCGTCATCACCGTGTTTACTGAGAGGAACTACTTCAAAATCTACCTGTGCATTGGCTGGGGTAAGGGCTCTGGCTAAAGTCTGAAGTCTTACTCAATTATTGACACAGAGCAAGAGCTGAAGTTATAAAAttgaatacaaacaaaaaagtaaaaagcagtCACTTTGTCTTACAGGAACGCCACTCATTTTCCTTGTGCCATGGGTCATGGTGAAATACCTTTATGAAAACCAAGAGTAAGTTTCTGCATTAAGTtcttacttcctgtatttctatTGAGGAGCTGGTTCCAGgcttattttatgttgaatGATTGgattgtgtggaaaaaaaaaacattcactttaAGACAGTATGCAAAATTATGATTAATTATGATTAATTATGAttagaaaacatacaaaactgTAATAGTCATTACTAGAATTAGGTGGTGGGCAAAAAGccttttttgtgcagttgatAGATCTCCACTGAGGGACAAGCCTGTATTCTGCGGACACGATCTACATTTATCTGGAGATCAAAATTAATTTGTTGCCACTCAGATTTCTTGCACATTTTTTGGTAATCTGCAACTTTTCTATGATACTTTTTGAGGCAAACAGCTATCGTCATGGTCTGCTGTCAGCTAACAGCGCAGACAGAAATATTCTTGTGCCAACTCAAACCCTGTACACTTGCTCTTCAACCTTTTCCATTTCCCCATCCATAACTGTGCTATGGATGTGGGTGAACAGCTGTGCAGTGCTGCTCGCTGATTGGTTCCTGATCAAAATCTCAGACATGCTATTGGGTCTGCCTGAAAAATTAGGAAGAATGTGGCAACAAAGTGGATCTCAGAGAAAAATATATTCTATGCTCTATGCTGTCATAACATCAATTCTCAATTCTCCTGTTTGGCATATGACAAGGGGCCATGAGTTGccatgtacaaaaatacaaactccAAAAAAGGAGAAGTCAGCCACACTTTTGACACATCATGTTGTCTTAATATTTCATgatgttatttattcatgttgttCATAATTCTCCTTCTGGGACTGTACACACTTCACTATTTTCTGTGTTTGTGAATCTGCACTTTTCTGACCACAGAGACATTATACTGTTATGTAAGCGTTCCCACTTAAATAGAACCCAGGCTTTcactttgtcatgttttattgctgtGTATATTTCTTTTATGGTTATAAAACAGAAGGAACCTGGCTGGTCTAGAAATTCACAATATTCTTCTTGCTTGCAGATGTTGGggtcaaaatataaacatgaatTACTGGTGGATCATACGTTCCCCAATCCTCCTGGCTGTTGTGGTAAGCAACTCTAAAAGATACATCATATTTTGAAGGTTTTTGCCTAAAaagttgaagtaaaagtaatatatAAGTTATACGTTTTAttcaaaaaaatgtgtttcctgTTTGGGAGTTCATTTCTCATTCAAACAGCATACAATATTTAAGGTGACTAATTTATTCATGAAACGGCTATAAGCAAAACATCTGGGATATGCCATACTATATTGACAAAATGTGGCAGAAAAGGTCAGAATCAAAACATGAGAAACATAGCAGGAAtaacaaggaaaaataaattcTACTGCATATTTCTGTAAGGATTATGAGTGAATGAAATGTAACGTACTAACtatgtatgtacagtatgtagaGTGGTTTAAAGtagtgaaaatcagatactaatcgatactaaaactagtattgaaactagatactcatttgagcaagaatcaatactaaaaaagtcacatcaacaggactaaaatgaacctttcctgaatagctttagaacaatcttgagctgtatcaaaactAGTACAAGATCACATACCTGCACTATAATATGGGGCCAATTACTCAGGGCAAAAATGATTTAGTCTCCCATTCTTTCACTAAGAGCATCTCACCTGACTTTCTGCAATTAAAGAGGTCACAACTCGATTTAATTGATGCCTACTAGTGTGGTTTCTTTGATTTGGCTTAGTCAGGTATTAATATAATTTGTGTATAACTATAGTGTATTGTAAGTTACATTTAGAAAGTTAGAAAACACTGATAACACtgatttaacatttaaaatgaaaacgTTGAATTCCTCACGTAATCCCTGAGTAATACACATTTCTTTCCGGATGtacttttgtaaatatattagGTCACTCCTCCTCTGATACTTCCTAGTCCATATTATTAGTAGAACACTACAAAGGTTGTTCTAAGCCTGTATTTAGGTCCTATTTATCACAGCTCGATGTCCAGATCGCTTACACAGTACGTCACTGATATTTTCCACACATTAATCTTCTGGTTAAGTGGTCTGTATCTCGCAGGAATTCCTGTCTTTGAGCCGTAGCGAGAAGGGCTTGTTCCCATTTCAACTGCTTTCCTCTTTACACTGGTCTTCACATACACTTATCTGTTTGCAATAAACCCTTACATATTAACAATGCAGCCAGTTCCTATGGGGATACAACTGGCAGGAGACATGGGCATCCTATTAAGAGTATATGCCCAGAATAGAtggttgtttttacattgtgttATTGTGGCGATAGGTGCCAGCAATTCTTGTAAGTAGAAGCAATTCATTATATGTTCACTTTATTGGGTGCTGGGTACAGAGCGTTACTCAAGGTAATAAAAGCAATTGCGAAAATCATACGCCCTTCATTGTTAACCACattcttccaaatacaacatgTGTTACTAACTTGGTTTTTACAAACAaaccatttaaacacaaaatgcttGCACACTCCCAGAACAACATTAAGTCCACTCTGTACAAATAAGGCTCGGCAGTAGTCCccacatttcaaacagcaaATTGCCCACGTCTTATTGAAGATAAAAGGtcacaaatcacaaataatcttCATCAGAGCGACACCTGCTGTGAGGGAAAATGCCAGATGCTGAGTGTAGTAATGTGTAACTGAGCCCTATTATGTGATTTcgaacaatacaaaacaaattgtAATAATTTCTCTGTCTAATTTTAACAGATAAATTTCCTGATATTTATTCATATAATCCGAATCCTTGTTTCAAAACTGCGAGCGCACCAGATGAGATATTCTGATTACAAATTCAGGTAAGACTAGCTCAATCGCAGACTTTCTTGTTGTATATTTTGAGACATatcttttgttgattttgtttcaGATTGGCAAAATCCACACTCACCCTGATCCCTTTGTTGGGAATCCATCAGATGTTCTTCATATTCGTCACAGATGAAACGACGTCTGGCACCATCACTCTACGGCTCAC of the Periophthalmus magnuspinnatus isolate fPerMag1 chromosome 8, fPerMag1.2.pri, whole genome shotgun sequence genome contains:
- the gcgra gene encoding glucagon receptor translates to MSRLFLFLAMLVLSCNVQVCPAVSLDKLQESWKMYKEECDRNNSRDPPSIGIVCNRTFDDYACWSDGLPNTTVSASCPWYLPWFDEVQNGMIYKECDGNGQWVITKNTSECDSNDPSQHYYRYIRIMYTVGYSLSFVALVLALGILIFFRKLHCMRNNIHMNLFASFILRALSILIKDALVDANIVSRDLSTDQDSGFPRASMPPVEMLVNNETTIGCRIAVVMMQYSIMANSYWLLVEGIYLHNLLVITVFTERNYFKIYLCIGWGTPLIFLVPWVMVKYLYENQECWGQNINMNYWWIIRSPILLAVVINFLIFIHIIRILVSKLRAHQMRYSDYKFRLAKSTLTLIPLLGIHQMFFIFVTDETTSGTITLRLTKLFVDLFFSSFQGLLVAILYCFVNKEVQSEILKKWKRWKLGRNIEEEYRHTYSNTPNTKTGSLLHHVAPLPETTTTFCNPEERRMLVPTSHNGLENSKDPCIYPLQERSTDGGSSEN